A section of the Paenibacillus aurantius genome encodes:
- the comER gene encoding late competence protein ComER translates to MKTGFIGTGSMGSILIEAFIQSGALQPEEITASNRNPSKPEKLAERYPGLRAVLTNREVAEACRLLFVCVKPSEFKRVLPEIAPYLDPNHLVVSITSPVLIRHLEDQLPCKVAKIIPSITNYVLSGAALCIYSDRLQPEDKLLLDRLAGCISRPIEVEESFTRVTSDISSCGPAFMAFLLQRFVDAAVEETGIPREEATRLASEMLLGTGMLLTAGGFTPDELQKRVAVPGGITAEGLRLMDREVKDLFNQLIRITHAKYREDVDKVEAAFPNKKT, encoded by the coding sequence ATGAAAACGGGCTTTATCGGCACCGGAAGCATGGGGTCTATCCTTATTGAAGCCTTCATCCAATCGGGAGCCCTTCAACCGGAAGAAATTACGGCCTCCAACCGCAACCCTTCTAAACCGGAAAAGCTGGCGGAGCGGTATCCCGGACTCCGGGCGGTCCTTACGAACCGGGAGGTCGCCGAAGCGTGCCGGCTTCTTTTTGTCTGTGTGAAGCCGTCCGAATTCAAGCGGGTGCTTCCCGAAATCGCCCCTTATCTCGACCCGAATCACCTCGTCGTCTCCATCACGAGCCCTGTCTTGATCCGGCACTTGGAAGACCAGCTGCCCTGCAAGGTGGCCAAAATCATTCCGAGCATCACCAACTACGTTCTGAGCGGGGCCGCCCTGTGCATCTACAGCGACCGCCTGCAGCCGGAGGATAAACTCCTGCTCGACCGTTTGGCCGGGTGTATCTCCCGCCCCATTGAGGTAGAGGAAAGTTTTACCCGGGTGACCTCGGATATCTCCAGCTGCGGCCCCGCTTTCATGGCGTTTCTTCTGCAAAGATTTGTCGACGCGGCGGTGGAAGAGACCGGCATTCCCCGGGAAGAAGCCACCCGCCTCGCCAGCGAGATGCTGCTTGGAACCGGCATGCTCCTGACCGCCGGCGGCTTTACTCCGGATGAGCTGCAGAAGCGCGTGGCCGTTCCCGGCGGCATTACAGCCGAAGGACTTCGTCTCATGGACCGCGAGGTGAAGGATCTCTTTAATCAGCTGATCCGGATCACCCACGCCAAGTACAGGGAAGATGTGGATAAGGTAGAAGCCGCCTTCCCGAATAAGAAAACCTGA
- a CDS encoding ComEA family DNA-binding protein, with product MGLFMRQYGKVFVWLLLPIAAAGVWLGVRHAFDRADQALLAPVNGQIEEWLDQKPGSQGTDKPGAGEGKSPAGANGASVSPSPAPSPASAPAAQPKRPSEGEVPAGRTQGTAQAAGEGEGAPTAASSPSPAGRAAEPGAGTVTAPSSAGKEGTKAGAGKINLNTASLQKLMDLPGIGESKAKAIIAYREGSGGFKKPEDITKVKGIGPKTYESFKDRISVEGP from the coding sequence ATGGGATTGTTTATGCGTCAGTACGGAAAAGTATTCGTTTGGCTGCTGCTGCCGATAGCAGCAGCAGGAGTCTGGCTGGGGGTCCGCCATGCTTTTGACCGGGCGGATCAGGCACTCCTCGCACCGGTGAACGGCCAGATTGAGGAGTGGCTGGATCAGAAGCCGGGAAGCCAAGGGACGGACAAGCCGGGAGCAGGGGAAGGGAAAAGTCCTGCCGGCGCGAACGGGGCGTCTGTTTCCCCGAGTCCGGCCCCTTCTCCCGCATCGGCTCCTGCTGCCCAACCGAAGCGGCCATCCGAAGGGGAGGTGCCGGCTGGACGGACGCAGGGGACCGCGCAAGCGGCCGGAGAAGGGGAGGGGGCTCCGACCGCGGCTTCCTCTCCTTCTCCGGCTGGCCGGGCTGCTGAGCCGGGCGCCGGCACGGTGACGGCTCCTTCTTCCGCCGGCAAGGAAGGGACCAAAGCCGGAGCCGGGAAGATCAACCTGAACACGGCTTCGCTTCAGAAGCTCATGGACCTGCCGGGAATCGGCGAAAGCAAAGCGAAGGCTATCATCGCTTACCGGGAAGGAAGCGGAGGATTCAAGAAGCCCGAAGACATTACGAAGGTAAAGGGCATCGGTCCGAAAACCTATGAATCGTTCAAGGATCGGATTTCGGTAGAAGGACCTTGA
- a CDS encoding homocysteine synthase: MAEERKLSPETLAVHAGQEIDPATFSRAVPLYQTTSYGFRDTDHAANLFALKEFGNIYTRLMNPTTDVFEKRIAALEGAPAALATASGQAAITYSILNIAGAGDEIVSAASLYGGTYNLFSTTLPKLGIKVIFVDPSDPENFRRAITEKTKAVYAETIGNPKGDVLDIAAVASIAHENGVPLIVDNTFPSPYLLRPIEHGADIVVHSATKFIGGHGTSIGGVIVDGGTFDWKQNDKFPGLTQPDPSYHGVVFTDAVGPIAYIIKARVQLLRDMGAAISPFNSFLLLQGLETLHLRMERHSSNALQVAQFLEAHEGVEWVSYAGLKSHPSYDLALKYLPKGQGAILTFGIKGGLEAGRKVINSVKLFSHLANVGDSKSLIIHPASTTHQQLNEEEQKAAGVSPGMIRLSIGTEGIDDILFDLDQAIKASQN, translated from the coding sequence ATGGCAGAAGAACGCAAGCTTTCCCCCGAAACCCTGGCCGTGCATGCCGGGCAGGAAATTGATCCGGCTACTTTCTCCCGGGCGGTTCCGCTTTACCAGACGACTTCCTACGGCTTCCGCGATACCGATCATGCCGCCAACCTGTTCGCCTTGAAGGAATTCGGCAACATTTACACTCGATTAATGAACCCGACAACGGATGTTTTCGAGAAAAGAATCGCCGCCCTGGAAGGAGCCCCTGCTGCGCTCGCTACGGCTTCCGGACAAGCGGCTATTACTTATTCGATTCTAAATATTGCTGGGGCCGGCGATGAAATCGTATCGGCTGCCAGCCTGTATGGCGGAACCTACAACCTGTTCTCCACCACGCTGCCTAAGCTTGGAATCAAGGTTATTTTCGTCGATCCAAGCGATCCGGAGAATTTCCGCCGTGCCATTACGGAAAAAACGAAAGCCGTCTATGCCGAAACGATCGGCAATCCGAAGGGGGATGTTCTGGATATTGCCGCTGTGGCGTCCATCGCCCATGAGAACGGGGTTCCCCTGATCGTGGACAACACGTTCCCAAGTCCCTACCTGCTTCGCCCGATTGAGCATGGAGCCGACATCGTCGTTCATTCCGCCACGAAATTCATCGGCGGCCACGGGACCTCCATTGGCGGCGTCATTGTGGACGGGGGGACCTTCGACTGGAAACAGAACGACAAATTCCCCGGCCTGACCCAGCCGGACCCAAGCTACCACGGCGTGGTGTTTACGGATGCGGTAGGACCCATCGCTTACATAATCAAAGCCCGCGTTCAGCTCCTTCGCGATATGGGAGCGGCGATTTCCCCGTTCAACTCGTTCCTGCTGCTTCAGGGACTGGAAACCCTTCATCTGCGGATGGAACGCCACAGCTCGAACGCGCTGCAGGTCGCTCAATTCCTCGAAGCCCACGAGGGCGTGGAATGGGTCAGCTATGCCGGACTCAAAAGCCATCCGTCGTATGACCTGGCTCTTAAATATCTTCCGAAAGGACAGGGAGCCATCCTAACTTTCGGGATCAAAGGCGGACTGGAAGCCGGCCGCAAGGTAATTAATTCCGTCAAGCTGTTCTCGCACTTGGCCAACGTGGGCGACTCCAAGTCTCTTATCATTCACCCGGCCAGCACGACGCATCAGCAGCTTAACGAAGAGGAGCAGAAGGCAGCCGGCGTATCCCCGGGGATGATTCGTTTGTCCATCGGAACGGAAGGAATCGACGACATTCTGTTCGATCTTGATCAAGCCATCAAAGCGAGCCAGAACTGA
- a CDS encoding deoxycytidylate deaminase: MSRRKDWDTYFMDIAYMASTRSQCLRRHVGAVLVQGKKLLGTAYNGAPMGVPDCYEAGCMLAEDYEVRIENGQESVIKKQRCIRTIHAEQNLLLFTDRIDREGSSVYVTDQPCWTCANMLANSGVKEIVYHRPYPKDSEKVSLLMQTRGIIFRPIPSYEPPPNTLTEIIN; this comes from the coding sequence ATGTCCCGCCGCAAAGACTGGGATACTTATTTCATGGATATCGCCTATATGGCGTCCACTCGTTCCCAGTGCCTCCGCCGGCATGTCGGTGCCGTGCTGGTACAGGGGAAGAAGCTGCTGGGGACGGCTTATAACGGGGCGCCCATGGGGGTGCCGGACTGCTACGAGGCCGGCTGCATGCTGGCCGAGGATTACGAGGTCCGGATCGAGAACGGCCAGGAGTCCGTCATTAAGAAACAGCGATGCATCCGCACCATTCATGCGGAGCAGAACCTCCTGCTGTTTACCGACCGGATCGACCGGGAGGGCTCCTCGGTCTATGTAACCGATCAGCCCTGCTGGACCTGCGCCAACATGCTCGCGAACAGCGGGGTCAAGGAGATTGTCTACCATCGTCCCTATCCGAAGGACAGCGAGAAGGTATCGCTTTTGATGCAGACGCGGGGCATTATTTTCCGGCCCATCCCCTCCTATGAGCCCCCGCCCAATACACTGACGGAAATCATCAATTAA
- a CDS encoding DNA internalization-related competence protein ComEC/Rec2 gives MKPTVVSGAWVWTAGYTAAIWLPGLTLPLPAVLGAAALTAALHLLALPGRRPALFVLLFLMAAAYYQWSDGRHVTRLELPVGEAGPAEEGSAVMRGTLVSPVTVDGDKASFLLLAEEVQGEDGASFSKESRLDGKEKFQVSVKLLKPEEQAAALALRRGDRIELEGTIKAPEGARNFGGFDYRRYLRLQGIHWLVSAKGTEQLHRLPAQPLSWPVLLSWNDRLRDHLGTRLDAIFPAEQAGYMKGLLVGLRSDLDPESFQQFSQLGLTHILAISGLHVAVFVAVLLWMLARTRVTRETSLLIVLSLLPFYILLTGASPSVIRAGGMAMIALYAARKGWLKDGLHLVCLVGWLMLLWKPYYLLDVGFQLSFLVTIGLILGVAPFSRLLPAAGPTVTGTLAVTFVAQAASFPLSVYYFNQFSLISWFANLLLVPLISFVVTPAGSAALLIGLISERLGQLLAWPTVWINRLSFRIVEGLDGWASFHLIWPSPSEAWVAAYYGLGGLMLLGVAARRKALTPPAGEGVHLAVKMPWYGHRGILAASAALFVLLMIYGYSPDKWNREATVNFIDVGQGDAIWIHTPGDRNLLVDGGGTVSFRKAGENWKNRQDPYEVGRKLLVPLLKKRGIHKLDALIITHGDQDHIGGLQAVLEQIPVKRIFFNGTVKNNATLRKLLQTAQDRGIPLFAAGEGTRFDPDGETSLVFLYPLSEGETKIREEEHQNDSSLVFLMDMYQKRFLFSGDMEKDGEAELLTRLDAAGIRPESLQPIDVLKIAHHGSKTSSTPEWLEFWKPAQTVISVGKTNTYGHPSPQVVERLISTGASVYRTDRQGEIRMTIANRGGPLEIVTKLER, from the coding sequence ATGAAACCTACGGTAGTTTCAGGAGCATGGGTCTGGACCGCCGGCTATACGGCGGCCATTTGGCTGCCCGGCTTGACCCTGCCCCTGCCGGCTGTGCTGGGGGCAGCCGCGCTTACGGCGGCGCTGCACCTGCTGGCCCTGCCGGGGAGAAGGCCTGCGCTTTTTGTCCTGCTTTTTCTTATGGCCGCCGCTTACTACCAATGGAGTGACGGTCGCCATGTCACACGCTTGGAGCTGCCCGTTGGGGAGGCCGGGCCGGCGGAGGAAGGAAGCGCCGTTATGCGCGGGACGCTCGTTTCCCCGGTAACGGTAGACGGGGACAAAGCGTCCTTTCTCCTTCTGGCGGAGGAGGTACAGGGGGAAGACGGAGCTTCCTTCTCCAAAGAGAGCCGGTTGGACGGCAAGGAAAAGTTTCAGGTGTCGGTCAAGCTGCTGAAGCCGGAAGAGCAGGCCGCCGCTTTGGCTTTGCGGAGGGGAGACCGAATCGAGCTGGAAGGCACGATCAAAGCCCCGGAAGGGGCAAGAAATTTCGGCGGCTTCGATTACCGCCGCTACTTGAGGCTTCAGGGGATCCACTGGCTGGTTTCCGCCAAGGGAACGGAGCAGCTCCATCGCCTCCCCGCCCAGCCCTTGTCCTGGCCCGTTCTGCTCAGCTGGAACGACCGGCTCCGGGATCATCTGGGCACCCGGCTCGATGCTATCTTTCCTGCGGAGCAAGCGGGGTACATGAAGGGCCTGCTGGTCGGTCTCCGGTCCGATCTGGATCCGGAGTCCTTCCAGCAGTTCTCCCAGCTCGGCCTTACTCACATCCTGGCCATCTCCGGGCTTCATGTCGCCGTATTCGTCGCGGTGCTGCTGTGGATGCTCGCCAGGACCCGGGTGACCCGGGAGACAAGCCTCCTGATCGTCCTGTCGCTGCTCCCTTTCTACATCCTGCTGACCGGGGCTTCGCCTTCGGTTATCCGGGCGGGAGGGATGGCCATGATAGCCTTGTACGCAGCACGTAAGGGCTGGCTCAAGGACGGCCTCCATCTCGTGTGCCTGGTCGGCTGGCTGATGCTCTTGTGGAAGCCTTATTACCTCCTCGATGTAGGCTTTCAGCTGTCCTTTCTTGTGACCATCGGCCTTATTCTCGGGGTGGCCCCGTTCTCGCGCCTTCTTCCGGCAGCCGGTCCGACGGTAACCGGAACACTGGCCGTGACTTTCGTCGCCCAAGCCGCTTCGTTTCCGCTATCGGTTTACTATTTCAATCAATTTTCGCTTATTTCCTGGTTTGCCAATCTGCTGCTCGTTCCCTTGATCAGCTTCGTGGTAACCCCGGCGGGCTCAGCCGCGCTCCTGATCGGGCTGATTTCCGAGCGGCTCGGCCAGCTTCTGGCCTGGCCGACGGTTTGGATCAACCGGTTGTCCTTCCGGATCGTGGAAGGCCTGGACGGCTGGGCTTCCTTTCATCTCATCTGGCCCTCGCCAAGCGAAGCTTGGGTTGCCGCCTATTACGGACTGGGCGGACTGATGCTGCTCGGCGTAGCGGCACGCCGCAAAGCCTTGACTCCTCCTGCTGGAGAAGGGGTTCATCTGGCCGTGAAGATGCCCTGGTACGGTCATCGGGGCATTTTGGCGGCGTCGGCCGCTCTTTTCGTGCTTCTTATGATTTACGGGTATTCTCCCGATAAATGGAACAGGGAAGCTACGGTGAATTTTATCGACGTGGGCCAGGGGGACGCGATCTGGATTCATACGCCCGGGGACCGCAACCTGCTTGTGGACGGGGGAGGTACGGTCAGCTTCCGCAAGGCGGGAGAGAATTGGAAGAACCGGCAGGATCCTTACGAAGTGGGCCGCAAACTGCTGGTTCCTCTTCTTAAGAAGAGGGGAATTCACAAGCTGGATGCATTGATCATTACTCATGGCGATCAGGATCATATAGGCGGCCTTCAAGCCGTTCTCGAACAGATCCCGGTGAAACGGATCTTTTTTAATGGCACCGTGAAGAACAACGCGACCCTGCGAAAGCTGCTGCAAACCGCTCAGGATCGTGGCATCCCGCTGTTTGCCGCCGGTGAAGGAACGCGGTTTGACCCGGATGGCGAAACCAGCCTTGTTTTTCTATATCCGCTTTCCGAAGGGGAGACGAAAATAAGGGAAGAGGAGCACCAGAATGATAGCTCCCTTGTTTTTCTGATGGACATGTACCAAAAACGGTTTCTGTTCAGCGGGGACATGGAGAAGGATGGAGAAGCCGAGCTCTTAACCAGGCTGGACGCAGCCGGCATCCGGCCGGAGAGCCTGCAGCCTATCGATGTTCTGAAAATAGCCCACCATGGCAGCAAAACCTCCTCCACGCCGGAATGGCTGGAGTTCTGGAAGCCGGCGCAGACGGTCATTTCGGTCGGCAAGACCAATACTTATGGCCATCCCTCCCCCCAGGTGGTCGAACGGCTTATCTCCACGGGAGCCTCCGTTTACCGGACCGACCGGCAGGGCGAAATCCGGATGACCATTGCGAACCGGGGCGGCCCGCTGGAGATTGTCACCAAGCTGGAGCGGTAA
- a CDS encoding RNA polymerase sigma factor encodes MVALELIKAAQSGDRDALIALLREIESHVYRTAYYILGNEQDALDASQEALIRIYRKIDSYEEKALFKTWVQRIVTNICIDKFRKTKPTVSIEEHEMVFATGLLVEEEVLAAYVAKDIHDAIDKLPPHHRTVVVLRYLQDFSYNEIAESLDLPINTVKSYLFRARQQLQSLLQDYQKGGVRG; translated from the coding sequence GTGGTAGCGCTTGAATTAATCAAAGCTGCCCAATCGGGCGATCGCGACGCTCTGATAGCTTTATTGCGAGAGATAGAGTCTCACGTTTACCGGACGGCTTATTATATATTGGGCAACGAGCAGGATGCGCTGGACGCATCCCAGGAAGCCCTGATCCGCATATACCGCAAGATTGACTCTTATGAAGAGAAAGCATTGTTCAAGACTTGGGTCCAGCGGATTGTGACGAACATCTGCATTGATAAATTCCGCAAGACCAAACCAACCGTTTCGATCGAAGAGCACGAAATGGTGTTTGCCACCGGCCTCTTAGTGGAAGAAGAGGTACTGGCCGCCTATGTCGCGAAGGACATTCACGATGCCATAGATAAGCTTCCTCCCCATCACCGGACGGTGGTGGTTCTGCGTTACCTGCAGGATTTCTCCTACAACGAGATTGCCGAATCACTGGATCTGCCCATCAACACGGTCAAATCGTATTTGTTCCGGGCGAGACAGCAATTGCAATCCTTACTTCAAGATTATCAGAAGGGTGGTGTTCGGGGATGA
- a CDS encoding anti-sigma factor family protein, with product MSCQEVMELMQRDLDQDLTIAEQRTLLKHIRQCPECAAVFERLQRISDELEQLPAVIPPFSIVDSILPRLAEADGLREQSASSDVIPVPAGRRIGKGFSWKIGTGVAAAAAVLGLVVFNGGNIGRNDKNSTAASNMAGGYRGEASTPAASQQRTLAGSAMDQYSAGNEPKADGKSEEASKSLAQATPSPAAGLTAEPSPTLTADATRKLQASTAPKATPGKGSGSVVLGDKNKGNGSALAGGGERPSLAASPSPSTSLSPSPGALVEPGKANPDNVVSFTPQGPLIPSGGKTGEAGSGAASNTGEENTVLAAPSNKYKAAVENQTVVVRGSNGETVFISDSQWGGGAKVHLLYWVGDTQLTYEILKPDGSKIQYLVDLSLKKEFRK from the coding sequence ATGAGCTGCCAAGAGGTGATGGAACTGATGCAACGGGATCTGGATCAAGATCTGACGATCGCAGAACAGCGTACCCTCCTTAAGCACATTAGACAATGCCCCGAATGTGCGGCCGTATTTGAGCGTTTGCAGCGTATTTCCGATGAGCTCGAGCAGCTGCCTGCCGTCATCCCTCCGTTCAGCATTGTGGATTCCATTCTGCCTCGCCTTGCGGAAGCGGACGGCTTGAGGGAGCAGAGCGCTTCCTCGGATGTCATACCGGTGCCTGCGGGACGCAGAATCGGGAAGGGATTTTCCTGGAAAATCGGGACGGGAGTGGCTGCGGCGGCGGCCGTGCTCGGCTTGGTGGTCTTCAATGGAGGGAATATCGGACGGAACGATAAGAACAGCACGGCCGCCTCCAACATGGCCGGCGGGTATCGCGGGGAGGCGTCGACTCCGGCCGCTAGCCAGCAGCGGACCTTGGCTGGTTCAGCCATGGATCAATATTCGGCCGGGAACGAACCCAAAGCCGATGGTAAATCGGAGGAAGCCAGCAAGTCCCTTGCGCAAGCGACCCCATCCCCTGCCGCGGGGTTAACGGCGGAGCCTTCTCCCACCCTGACAGCGGACGCCACCCGCAAGCTGCAGGCCTCTACGGCACCCAAGGCCACTCCCGGCAAGGGGAGCGGCAGCGTCGTTCTTGGCGACAAGAACAAGGGGAATGGAAGTGCACTCGCCGGCGGAGGAGAGCGGCCTTCTTTAGCCGCGTCCCCTTCGCCATCCACTAGCTTGTCCCCTTCGCCGGGAGCCCTGGTGGAACCGGGGAAAGCCAATCCCGACAACGTCGTATCCTTCACCCCGCAAGGTCCTCTGATTCCTTCGGGGGGGAAGACCGGTGAAGCCGGTTCGGGGGCCGCTTCCAACACGGGAGAGGAGAACACGGTGCTAGCCGCCCCGTCGAATAAGTATAAGGCCGCGGTGGAGAACCAAACCGTTGTGGTGCGGGGAAGCAACGGGGAGACCGTGTTCATCTCCGACTCCCAGTGGGGCGGAGGGGCCAAGGTGCATCTGCTGTACTGGGTAGGAGACACCCAGCTGACGTACGAAATCCTTAAACCGGATGGCAGCAAAATCCAATATCTGGTGGATCTCTCGCTCAAAAAGGAATTCCGCAAGTAA
- the holA gene encoding DNA polymerase III subunit delta: MVKVNPVNVCFGPEKYLRNEYIGQLLNELVEPEQREFGVSRYDLAETPLEAVLEDAETAPFFVPRKVILASNAVFLTGAKESGKIEHKVDRFAAYLKSPAEYSVLVFTVEADKLDERKKIVKQLKENKWLHSFSALSAEELAKWVERRAEKLQFRFAPGALEPFLLYCGGQMEVLAAEMEKLSLYTGAGGVVTAELVDQLVVRSTEQNIFLLIEDIVQLRMERAFAILYELLKQKEEPIKIVMLMARQFRIILQVKELSAQGYSHQQIAGQIGLHPFPVKIAADQGRRYSSARLAQILSKLADLDFQIKSGGIDKVLGLELAMLEIGR, translated from the coding sequence ATGGTTAAAGTAAATCCCGTTAACGTTTGTTTCGGGCCTGAGAAATATTTAAGGAATGAATACATCGGGCAGCTGCTGAACGAGCTGGTTGAGCCGGAGCAGAGAGAGTTCGGCGTCAGCCGCTATGACCTGGCGGAAACTCCCCTGGAGGCGGTTCTGGAGGATGCGGAAACGGCACCCTTCTTCGTGCCCCGTAAGGTCATTCTTGCCAGCAACGCCGTTTTCCTGACGGGAGCGAAAGAAAGCGGCAAGATCGAGCACAAGGTGGATCGCTTTGCGGCGTATCTGAAATCACCCGCGGAGTATTCGGTGCTGGTTTTCACCGTGGAAGCGGACAAGCTGGATGAACGGAAGAAGATCGTCAAGCAGCTGAAGGAGAACAAGTGGCTTCATTCGTTCTCCGCTCTTTCGGCGGAGGAGTTGGCCAAATGGGTGGAGCGGAGGGCGGAGAAGCTTCAATTCCGGTTCGCCCCCGGAGCGCTTGAGCCGTTTCTCCTCTACTGCGGGGGGCAAATGGAAGTGCTGGCGGCGGAAATGGAGAAGCTGTCTCTGTATACGGGAGCTGGCGGAGTAGTGACGGCGGAGCTCGTCGACCAGCTGGTCGTGAGAAGCACCGAACAGAACATCTTTCTGCTGATCGAGGATATCGTACAGCTGCGGATGGAGCGGGCCTTCGCCATCCTGTACGAGCTGCTTAAGCAGAAGGAGGAGCCGATCAAGATCGTCATGCTGATGGCGAGGCAGTTCCGGATTATTCTTCAGGTCAAGGAGTTGTCCGCTCAAGGCTATTCGCACCAGCAAATCGCGGGACAGATCGGCCTTCACCCGTTTCCGGTAAAGATCGCGGCCGACCAGGGCCGCCGCTACAGCAGCGCCCGCCTGGCCCAGATCCTGTCGAAGCTGGCCGATCTGGATTTCCAGATCAAGAGCGGGGGCATCGACAAGGTGCTCGGCCTGGAGCTCGCCATGCTGGAGATCGGCCGCTAA
- the rpsT gene encoding 30S ribosomal protein S20, which translates to MPNIKSAIKRVKTSEKRRLRNASQKSALRTAVKTFENAADGNNVDNAKAALVNATKKLDKAVTKGLIHKNTANRKKSRLAKRLNALSAQA; encoded by the coding sequence ATGCCTAACATCAAATCCGCTATTAAACGTGTGAAAACAAGCGAAAAGCGCCGTCTTCGCAATGCTTCCCAGAAGTCCGCACTCCGTACGGCTGTTAAGACTTTTGAGAACGCTGCTGATGGCAATAACGTGGATAACGCGAAAGCAGCTTTGGTTAACGCAACCAAAAAGCTGGATAAAGCCGTAACAAAAGGCTTGATCCATAAAAATACCGCTAACCGCAAAAAGTCCCGTTTGGCTAAGAGATTGAACGCTCTTTCCGCCCAAGCTTAA
- the gpr gene encoding GPR endopeptidase, with protein sequence METEKEEGLVYAGSTDLALEANEIAAKRMGGAVPGVLTETQEDGGVKVTFMEVQNREAAQSIGKLPGHYITFEVLGLRNKDSDLQDQVATLFAQKFADFLKKIGIGKDAKVLIIGLGNWNVTADALGPIVVENIMVTRHFFQLMPDHVSPGYRQVSAVAPGVLGTTGIESSEIVQGIVDRSKPDLVIAIDALASRSIDRVNTTIQVADTGIHPGSGIGNKRKGLTKEILGVPVIAIGVPTVVYASTIVNNCIDLMIEHFKQETDRTDKIFGLLDGLEENDRLQLVKEVLNPVGHDLLVTPKEIDQFIEDIANIIASGLNAALHEAVDMNNVAAYTH encoded by the coding sequence ATGGAAACGGAAAAAGAAGAGGGACTCGTCTATGCGGGAAGCACGGATTTGGCTCTGGAAGCCAATGAAATCGCGGCCAAACGAATGGGCGGGGCCGTTCCCGGCGTCTTGACGGAAACGCAGGAGGACGGGGGGGTCAAAGTGACGTTCATGGAAGTCCAGAACCGGGAAGCCGCCCAGTCGATCGGGAAGCTGCCGGGTCACTACATCACCTTCGAGGTGCTTGGGCTGCGAAATAAGGATTCGGACCTGCAGGATCAGGTGGCGACTCTCTTTGCTCAGAAATTCGCTGACTTCCTGAAGAAGATCGGAATCGGAAAAGATGCCAAGGTGCTGATCATCGGACTCGGCAACTGGAATGTGACGGCCGACGCCCTGGGGCCGATCGTGGTGGAGAACATCATGGTCACCAGGCACTTCTTTCAGTTGATGCCGGATCACGTCAGCCCGGGCTATCGTCAGGTCAGCGCGGTAGCTCCCGGGGTGTTGGGGACCACCGGTATCGAGAGCAGCGAGATCGTGCAGGGAATCGTCGACCGCTCCAAGCCTGATCTGGTCATAGCGATCGATGCGCTGGCTTCTCGTTCAATAGACCGCGTCAACACAACCATTCAGGTGGCGGATACGGGCATTCATCCCGGCTCGGGCATCGGCAATAAGCGCAAAGGACTGACGAAGGAAATTTTGGGTGTTCCCGTTATCGCGATCGGGGTGCCGACCGTCGTTTATGCCTCAACCATTGTCAACAACTGCATCGACCTGATGATCGAGCATTTCAAGCAGGAGACGGACCGGACGGACAAAATTTTCGGCCTGCTGGATGGGCTGGAGGAGAATGACCGGCTGCAGCTTGTCAAGGAAGTGTTGAATCCGGTCGGGCACGATCTGTTGGTAACCCCGAAAGAAATCGATCAGTTCATCGAGGATATCGCCAACATCATCGCAAGCGGCTTGAATGCGGCTCTCCATGAAGCGGTGGACATGAACAATGTGGCGGCATATACGCACTGA
- a CDS encoding cyanophycinase — translation MSRGDLFIVGGNEDKTGAMPVLAKFVEISRARPGPIGILTTATNYPEETGEEYSRVFEDIGAPGTVCFHIGTREEAEEDRLEEQLEQLASLYITGGDQVRLTSILGGTAFYSALQKVWRKGLVIGGTSAGAAVMSRQMIMSSSVPGGGGQLIVEMGAGFGFLEDVIIDQHFSQRARFTRLMNAIAHNPQIIGVGVDENTAIWVQEEGSFFEVLGEHTVTIFDGKKLTYVDVAIPHENKDITISGVRLHSLAGGYRFDLQKRELMITQGREQE, via the coding sequence ATGAGCAGAGGAGATCTATTCATTGTCGGAGGCAATGAGGACAAAACGGGGGCCATGCCGGTTCTCGCGAAGTTTGTGGAGATTAGCCGCGCCAGACCTGGCCCCATCGGCATTCTGACGACGGCCACGAATTATCCCGAGGAAACAGGAGAGGAATACAGCCGGGTCTTTGAGGACATTGGAGCCCCAGGAACGGTCTGTTTTCATATAGGAACAAGAGAAGAGGCGGAGGAAGATCGTTTAGAAGAGCAGCTGGAGCAGCTGGCCAGTCTCTACATCACAGGTGGAGACCAGGTTAGACTGACCAGCATTCTCGGAGGAACGGCCTTCTATTCGGCTCTTCAGAAGGTTTGGCGGAAAGGTCTCGTTATAGGAGGGACTAGCGCCGGAGCGGCCGTCATGAGTCGACAGATGATCATGTCGTCCAGCGTCCCCGGCGGAGGCGGGCAGCTGATCGTAGAGATGGGAGCGGGGTTTGGCTTTCTGGAGGATGTGATCATCGATCAGCATTTCTCCCAGCGAGCCCGGTTTACCCGGCTGATGAACGCCATTGCCCATAACCCCCAAATCATCGGGGTAGGGGTCGACGAGAACACCGCCATTTGGGTTCAGGAGGAAGGAAGCTTTTTTGAAGTGCTTGGGGAACACACGGTGACCATCTTCGACGGCAAAAAGCTAACCTATGTGGATGTCGCCATCCCGCACGAGAACAAGGACATTACCATTTCTGGTGTTCGGCTTCATTCCTTAGCAGGGGGATACCGCTTTGACCTGCAGAAACGCGAACTCATGATCACACAAGGGAGAGAACAAGAATGA